A genome region from Penaeus chinensis breed Huanghai No. 1 chromosome 15, ASM1920278v2, whole genome shotgun sequence includes the following:
- the LOC125032940 gene encoding hydroxyacyl-coenzyme A dehydrogenase, mitochondrial-like isoform X2 produces MSFFTALTTRTFSNSARMAAAIKNVTVIGSGLMGAGIAQVAAQTGHTVTMVDIDKAAVDKAEKRIAGSIQRVAKKKFSSDEGEATKFISEALGRLNISTDPVASVGSADLVVEAIVENIGVKQKLFKELDQAAPEHTIFASNTSSLPIGKIAEVTNRKDRFGGLHFFNPVPVMKLLEVVRIPETSQSTYEAMCAWGKNMGKVTVECKDTPGFIVNRLLVPYMFESVRMLERGDASARDIDVAMKLGAGYPMGPFELMDYVGLDTGKFIIDGWAKEYPDNPLYQPSELLNKMVADGKLGVKSGEGFYTYKK; encoded by the exons ATGTCCTTCTTCACGGCTCTCACCACCAGGACTTTCTCCAACTCGGCTAGAATGGCAGCTGCAATTAAGAATGTCACCGTCATCGGGAGCGGCTTGATGGGCGCAGGCATTGCTCAG GTGGCAGCCCAGACTGGCCACACGGTGACCATGGTTGATATTGACAAGGCAGCTGTGGACAAGGCTGAAAAGAGAATTGCAGGATCAATTCAAAGGGTTGCCAAGAAGAAATTCAGTAGCGATGAAGGCGAGGCAACCAAGTTCATCTCGGAGGCACTTGGCCGCTTGAACATTTCCACGGACCCTGTTGCCTCTGTGGGCTCGGCTGACTTGGTTGTGGAGGCCATTGTGGAGAACATTGGGGTCAAGCAGAAGTTGTTTAAGGAACTAGATCAG GCTGCTCCAGAGCACACAATTTTTGCATCCAATACCTCGTCCCTTCCTATTGGCAAGATTGCAGAGGTTACAAATAGGAAGGACAGATTTGGAGGCCTGCATTTCTTCAACCCTGTGCCAGTGATGAAGCTCTTGGAG GTGGTGCGGATCCCAGAAACCTCTCAGAGCACGTATGAAGCCATGTGTGCATGGGGAAAGAACATGGGCAAAGTGACTGTTGAATGCAAAGACACGCCTGGATTCATTGTCAACCGCTTGCTGGTGCCTTATATGTTTGAATCTGTTAGGATGCTGGAGAGAG GAGATGCAAGTGCCAGAGATATTGATGTAGCAATGAAGCTTGGTGCTGGCTACCCCATGGGACCATTTGAGCTCATGGATTACGTTGGTCTTGACACTGGAAAGTTCATTATTGATG gtTGGGCTAAGGAATACCCAGATAACCCACTCTACCAGCCTTCTGAACTTTTGAACAAGATGGTTGCGGATGGCAAGCTGGGTGTAAAGTCTGGAGAAGGTTTTTACACTTAcaagaagtaa